CACCAAAAATGCCGGCAACAACCACGCAGCCGAGGAAAAACAGCTGCACGTCTGTCCGTTTTGCCATCAAGCCCCAGATCAGGCCGGCGGCGAGAAAGCCATTGTAGAGGCCCTGGTTCATTGCCAGCACCGCAGAAGAAGCCGAAACTTCAGGCGTCATTTGAAAGATCTCACGCCCCACCGGATGGTCCCAGAAAAACATTTCCAAAACCATGATGCCGACATGGCTCAGGGCTACAAAAGCGACAAATACAGCTGCCAGTTTTTTCATATCAAAAAAGTACAATACATTGGTAAACGTACTGGGCCTCACGCATACGTTTGAAGCCCCTACACCCAACGTACAACGTTGCCTGATGGCATACAAGCAAAACGCCACAGATCGCTAATCCAATCACACATTGCCATGCACGGACCCGCACCGACAAATCCCCATCCCATGAAAGGATTTGACCAAATCTGCTATATCAAAAACACGGTATCCAATCCTCAAATTGAAATAGGTGATTATACCTACTACGACGATCCGGAGAGCGCTGAGCAATTCGAAAACAATGTGCTCTACCTGTTTCCATTTATTGGCGACAGGCTCATTATCGGAAAATTCTGTGCACTCGCGCGTGGCGTTAAGTTTATCATGAACGGAGCGAATCATAAAATGGATGGCTTCTCTACGTATCCGTTCTACATTTTCGGGGAAGGCTGGGAAAAAGCAACGCCTGAGCCGGGTACCCTGCCAAACAAAGGCAACACTGTAATCGGCAATGATGTGTGGATTGGGTATGACACGCTCATCATGCCGGGAGTTACCATTGGCGACGGCGCCATCATTGCGTCCCGATCTGTGGTAACAACCGATGTGCCGGCGTACGCCATAGCCGGAGGCAATCCAGCCAAAGTCATTCGCCTACGATTTCCCGAGGACACCATTACAACACTGCTCAGCATTGCCTGGTGGAACTGGGATATAAAAAAAATCACCCGCAACCTGGAGGCAATTACCAAAGCAGATCTACGCATGCTTCGACAGGCCGAGTAAGTTGCGATAAAGCTCGCTATTTAATGAATGTCACTTTCTATAGCCTTATGTCGCATGGATCAATAGAAAGCGTTTCTTCAAATAAACTTGGGCTAGATGAAAACCGGATATCCGAATAGCGCAAAAGGCGCAGGAATCCTCGATTTGAACCCGCACCAAAACCGGCAAGCCTGTCATGATGATCATGAGCTTGCCTATACCCTTCAAGGTGCGATGACAACCAATACATGTAGCACATCTACAAAAAACATGACAATGCCTCCCAATGCCCGCCTGTTATCAAGCCTTGTTGGCTTGATGTCCATTGTCTGTATTGCGATGACGAGCCTGCCCCGTGCGACATTTGCACAAACAGACTCAACGCTCATTCGCGTCCATGCCCTTGAACTGGAAGCAACAACGGGGGCGCTGCCGGTACACTATTCATCCGGCAAAAAAATACAGGCCACCGAATTGAGCGCGTTGCTCGCAAAAGCAGCCGCATACCTTGCAACGTCGCTCCGCGTCTCAACCGAAATTAACGTGGCCCTGCTTTCAAGGGATGACTGGCCGGCAGTCTGGCCGTTTCCTTATGGCTTGCCCTATGCGTCCCTAAACGCCCCCTGGGTTGTTGTAATGCCGGCAACACCCGAAGAGAGCGTTTTATATCCTGGATTTGTGGGCCTGCTGAATGAGATCGATGCCCGCACAATGATCAGCAATATCGGTTTCCACGAAATAGGACATGTTTATACTTCTGAATACCTCTATCCTCCCGACATAGACGGC
The Bacteroidota bacterium DNA segment above includes these coding regions:
- a CDS encoding Vat family streptogramin A O-acetyltransferase, encoding MHGPAPTNPHPMKGFDQICYIKNTVSNPQIEIGDYTYYDDPESAEQFENNVLYLFPFIGDRLIIGKFCALARGVKFIMNGANHKMDGFSTYPFYIFGEGWEKATPEPGTLPNKGNTVIGNDVWIGYDTLIMPGVTIGDGAIIASRSVVTTDVPAYAIAGGNPAKVIRLRFPEDTITTLLSIAWWNWDIKKITRNLEAITKADLRMLRQAE
- a CDS encoding DUF1304 domain-containing protein, encoding MKKLAAVFVAFVALSHVGIMVLEMFFWDHPVGREIFQMTPEVSASSAVLAMNQGLYNGFLAAGLIWGLMAKRTDVQLFFLGCVVVAGIFGGLTAKTSIMFTQGLPALIAFALVYMSSRQPANQEAVSLQ